The following proteins are encoded in a genomic region of Drosophila willistoni isolate 14030-0811.24 chromosome 2L unlocalized genomic scaffold, UCI_dwil_1.1 Seg196, whole genome shotgun sequence:
- the LOC6639889 gene encoding probable isocitrate dehydrogenase [NAD] subunit alpha, mitochondrial produces the protein MNQIQRLHIRYRQITLSAARLWVRFTSDQGCAKQKASNLCKQEAEKFKKVSDTDKPESQRPKVTRIDGDGVGCEMIESLVKVFSTVQVPIDWDVFHEHKINSAEGEDVSPKLLESLCRNKIGIKGPFESGPCLRKLRKKFQLFAFVAVCRNLEGQNTRYGKLDCLIIRDQVEGEYSGIEHRVVPGVMQTIKVSTAEGADRMARYVFEYAKKNNRKKITVAHKANIMRLTDGTFLSPMRREAAKYQDDIMFEERYLDTVCLAMLMKPERKDVLVASSMYGDVLTFMAASIMGGPALCPGFAVGPMGLIYEPIIHTNTNIAGKDIVNPTGMLLSGVLMLREMKLNEYADKICCAVSTVFRETDCRTKDLGGKAKCSEFTQLVCDCLPQS, from the coding sequence ATGAATCAAATACAAAGACTACATATAAGATACCGGCAAATAACATTGAGTGCGGCCAGATTATGGGTACGTTTCACCAGTGATCAGGGATGCGCCAAGCAAAAAGCAAGTAATCTATGTAAACAGGAAGCAGAGAAATTTAAGAAGGTCAGTGATACAGACAAGCCAGAGAGCCAACGCCCGAAAGTCACTCGAATAGATGGTGATGGAGTTGGTTGTGAAATGATTGAATCATTGGTCAAGGTTTTTTCCACCGTACAAGTACCAATCGATTGGGATGTCTTTCATGAGCATAAAATAAATTCCGCGGAAGGCGAGGACGTCTCGCCCAAATTGCTGGAGTCCCTATGTCGAAATAAAATAGGCATTAAGGGTCCATTCGAGAGTGGTCCTTGTCTCAGAAAATTGcgcaaaaaatttcaattatttgcCTTTGTGGCAGTGTGTCGGAATCTGGAAGGGCAGAATACTCGATACGGCAAATTGGATTGTCTGATAATACGCGATCAGGTGGAGGGCGAATATTCTGGTATTGAGCATCGTGTAGTACCTGGTGTTATGCAAACCATTAAAGTAAGCACAGCTGAGGGTGCCGATCGCATGGCCAGATATGTCTTTGAATATGCCAAAAAGAATAATCGTAAGAAGATCACAGTGGCCCATAAGGCAAACATTATGCGATTAACAGATGGCACCTTCTTATCGCCAATGCGCAGAGAGGCAGCCAAGTATCAAGATGATATAATGTTTGAAGAACGCTACCTGGATACAGTATGCCTGGCCATGTTGATGAAACCGGAGAGAAAGGATGTTCTTGTTGCCTCTAGCATGTATGGAGATGTGTTGACCTTTATGGCTGCCAGCATAATGGGCGGGCCAGCTTTATGCCCCGGCTTTGCTGTCGGTCCCATGGGATTGATCTATGAGCCAATAATACATACGAATACAAATATAGCCGGCAAGGATATAGTCAATCCAACAGGCATGCTGCTCTCTGGTGTACTAATGTTGCGTGAGATGAAATTGAATGAATACGCTGATAAAATTTGCTGCGCCGTGAGTACCGTCTTTAGGGAGACCGATTGTCGGACAAAAGATCTTGGCGGTAAGGCAAAGTGCTCGGAATTCACTCAACTTGTGTGCGATTGCCTACCTCAAAGTTGA
- the LOC124460044 gene encoding ATP-binding cassette sub-family A member 17-like — MFSYSFSSYSMASSITNKTELGIMKSLKVKWLNWCAWFVVLFLLQLLITFLSLFILSSCGWEQNIYEYSDPVIIFRFMLAYIVANITFTLMVCSIIVQQSWSAISSILIHMLTYLPFPVILVFYYRLSLLPLLVFCLILNTGLAIGLNIILDLERTAEGLHSYNFNFPHFAGSYITLGHVTTMLLLSAVIHVLILIYVEGKRSEGNAASKYVDVRSRPVAWCYPIKSLFKWCRKKQESKVLTHSMLCELLSDVSIGADAPKEPKVEKNTMTQISQKPISVDVDVAVYQKYQSQKKPLKLELSNSASIINLIKPEQIEHRSKDKLQSPSLENLSQSSSSHLKFITSGDTMQSQPLHSQDSPFIESTSSHTSCPSRLLFPIENVELANVDEGISVINISKSIDGVEYLSNISMTIHPKEVTVILGKKEAGTMLLAEIIAGTVKMTSGHVVVNGKNISDYKTGKHFDQPFAIMPKEDITFRDLTIKENLYFYTYVRGMRNHRQIAREIRKYLAKLDIPELVDTPVNMLGFGMNRCLGFCCAMCGGCHDVILDEPTLGLDLHGSHRMWDMIKMAAHDRAIIVCTHRHEEAVILADRIAVLDWGRLQCYGRTQKLLNSFCNDYYLNCRKTHGEDNNPALEMMKRIMPTGLEVQLDDTKQLHIRIPDGNEKALALILRNLENTKGNHNIKSFTLFRKTLRDMFIQSNTKLHSLPNSAVANILRFDPDKRKNLRLQLQAILIKKFIYLRKNILLPLLWLLLFAVSIVFEISPQGTDLVHLPKMDLSLCSYKTTLVLSKSSALLSPKNFTQQVAIWFSQYMQNNPGFCSNDESIFRTIKGRRELIQYIFRDQQMSLLKVETFYVAAMEFNPDGITCFWNGKLNHAAPISLNLIHNALFQYVTNLTKATIKVANYPFKFTYGEFLNLKRLQQNTNLNMGTLPFFIFFAGVSVYTIHLVYEVRSGRMMLELMSGVSYNLYWITKFIWDIVLYNICIVALIAIIIVNDLFKADNNTREYNDSTFIAIMMLLFEIFGLAVLPFIYLLSFQFKNMLFGYLLTFLILTGTSLLPIVAGPGIERVLDANVDVIQYLLYWSPSFLLVHGMRQLHVLGAINQSVRRLCGAKMSFCETYDVPSYFGFQYPGVLVPFIILILLAMAYGLIFYNISQFTFLKPWLRKLHRKCTSKHQGNTFKSSVFDVDISLEGKRICSLDDKERGELALTFVDVVYSKYLKGVSFGIKHREVFGIVGRFGSGKSKILQVTAGIGVIEKGDVYVYGKSVRYNPKEAFKYLGYCPKQNDLYEYMTVNELLDFYCRLSGRKKKERINLVEWLMTSLDLMDKLKVLVGNLVFADCRKLSLAVAVISSNQVIMMDEPTRGVDPRGCQLIWQMIGVLHKMGRTVVLAMESLEECLPLCDRICILVNGRLQCIGSVDYLIQKFSRGSILQIYTRKAYESQVELENSRLLVEMDSNARMGDSRNSQRSRTLSVQLTSESSEDYEDFSSARIHKYQTPSFHIGESRPSNEEDVFCFWNSQLQHYRDISEFIEVELPYARLEEQYSNMLVYYIPFSMFPLSQVFSMMEACTILLNVSHYMVWRPSIIDMYEHFTKQHCRFWGNSASLTKQSSRMSLSWLVSIKRSSKWDRIKRIFRREMY, encoded by the exons ATGTTCTCATATTCCTTCTCCAGCTATAGTATGGCCTCATCGATCACGAATAAAACGGAGCTGGGCATTATGAAGTCTTTGAAAGTTAAGTGGCTCAACTGGTGTGCTTGGTTCGTGGTACTTTTCCTGTTGCAGCTGCTTATCACATTTTTGTCACTGTTTATATTGTCATCATGTGGCTGGgagcaaaatatttatgaatacAGCGACCCCGTAATCATTTTTAGGTTCATGCTGGCCTATATTGTGGCTAATATTACCTTCACCTTAATGGTATGCTCTATTATAGTCCAACAAAGTTGGAGTGCTATAAGTTCGATCCTGATTCATATGCTGACATATCTGCCTTTTCCAGTAATATTGGTCTTCTACTATAGATTGTCGTTGTTGCCCCTACTGGTCTTCTGCCTCATCCTTAATACAGGATTGGCCATCGGATTGAACATAATTCTCGATTTGGAGCGTACTGCAGAGGGGCTTCATAGCTATAACTTTAACTTTCCGCACTTTGCCGGATCTTATATTACATTGGGACACGTAACGACAATGCTTTTGCTATCCGCGGTAATTCACGTGTTGATTCTGATCTATGTAGAAGGCAAACGCAGTGAAGGTAATGCAGCTTCCAAATATGTTGATGTTAGATCACGACCGGTCGCATGGTGCTATCCGATCAAGTCCCTATTTAAGTGGTGCAGGAAAAAACAAGAATCCAAAGTTTTAACACATTCAATGCTGTGTGAATTGTTAAGTGATGTAAGCATTGGAGCTGATGCACCCAAGGAACCTAAGGTAGAAAAGAATACAATGACGCAAATTAGCCAAAAACCTATAAGTGTAGATGTTGACGTTGCTGTCTATCAAAAGTATCAAAGTCAAAAAAAGCCACTTAAACTGGAGCTATCAAACAGTGCCTCAATAATTAATTTGATCAAACCTGAACAAATTGAACATCGGTCAAAAGATAAGCTCCAAAGTCCTTCGTTAGAAAATCTGTCCCAGTCGTCGTCGTCCCACTTAAAGTTCATTACATCAGGAGACACAATGCAGAGTCAGCCTTTACATTCCCAAGATTCACCATTCATTGAATCAACTTCCAGTCACACCTCCTGCCCTTCACGACTATTATTTCCAATTGAGAACGTTGAGCTTGCTAATGTCGATGAAGGAATATCAGTGATAAATATAAGCAAATCTATTGATGGTGTTGAATATCTAAGTAATATTTCCATGACAATCCATCCCAAAGAGGTCACTGTTATTCTAGGTAAAAAAGAGGCAGGAACAATGCTCTTGGCAGAAATCATAGCTGGAACAGTTAAAATGACTTCAGGCCACGTAGTTGTTAATGGCAAGAACATAAGCGACTACAAAACTGGAAAGCATTTCGACCAACCTTTCGCTATAATGCCCAAAGAGGACATAACCTTCAGGGATTTGACAATCAAAGAGAATTTGTATTTCTACACATATGTACGGGGCATGCGCAACCATCGTCAGATTGCACGCGAAATCCGCAAATACTTGGCTAAGTTGGATATACCGGAGTTAGTAGATACTCCAGTAAACATGTTAGGGTTTGGCATGAACCGATGTCTGGGCTTCTGCTGTGCCATGTGCGGTGGATGCCACGATGTTATACTTGACGAACCGACATTGGGCCTTGATCTGCACGGTTCCCATCGAATGTGGGACATGATAAAAATGGCGGCACATGATCGTGCGATCATTGTATGTACTCATAGGCACGAGGAGGCAGTGATCCTGGCCGATCGGATCGCGGTACTCGATTGGGGACGCCTTCAGTGTTACGGGCGAACTCAAAAACTGCTGAATAGTTTTTGCAATGACTATTATTTGAACTGTAGAAAAACACATGGGGAGGATAACAATCCGGCGCTGGAAATGATGAAGCGTATTATGCCCACAGGACTAGAAGTGCAGTTAGATGATACCAAACAGCTGCACATACGAATACCCGATGGTAACGAGAAAGCGTTGGCACTAATTTTGAGGAATTTGGAAAACACGAAAGGTAACCACAATATTAAAAGTTTTACATTATTTCGCAAAACTCTTCGCGATATGTTTATCCAAAGCAATACGAAGCTTCATTCTCTGCCAAATTCTGCCGTTGCAAATATTCTAAGGTTTGATCcggacaaaagaaaaaacctcCGTTTACAGCTTCAAGCTATTTTAATCAAGAAATTCATATATCTACGGAAGAATATCCTGCTTCCATTGCTCTGGCTGCTTTTGTTTGCCGTCAGTATTGTCTTTGAGATTAGTCCACAAGGCACTGATCTCGTTCATTTGCCGAAAATGGATCTCTCATTATGTTCCTATAAAACAACATTGGTACTGTCTAAATCAAGTGCTCTTCTTAGTCCAAAAAACTTTACCCAACAAGTGGCCATATGGTTTAGCCAATACATGCAAAATAATCCCGGATTTTGCAGTAACGACGAAAGTATATTCAGAACCATCAAAGGTAGGCGCGAACTAATTCAATACATTTTTAGAGATCAACAAATGTCCCTTCTGAAAGTGGAAACATTTTACGTGGCAGCCATGGAATTTAATCCGGACGGAATCACATGTTTTTGGAATGGCAAGCTCAATCATGCCGCACCCATTTCCCTTAACTTGATACACAATGCGTTATTTCAATATGTCACAAACTTAACGAAGGCCACAATAAAAGTTGCAAATTATCCCTTTAAATTCACTTATGGAGAATtcctaaatttaaaaagattaCAACAAAATACGAATTTGAACATGGGAACCCTCccctttttcatatttttcgcTGGAGTTTCTGTGTATACCATTCATTTAGTGTACGAGGTCCGTTCAGGTAGAATGATGCTAGAGCTAATGAGCGGAGTCAGCTATAATTTGTACTGGATTACTAAATTTATATGGGATATCGTACTTTATAACATCTGTATTGTAGCCCTAATTGCCATTATCATTGTGAATGATTTATTCAAAGCCGATAACAACACTAGGGAATACAATGATAGTACTTTTATAGCGATAATGATGTTGCTCTTCGAAATCTTTGGATTGGCTGTGTTGCCGTTTATCTATCTGCTAAGTTTTCAGTTCAAGAACATGCTGTTTGGTTACCTACTAACGTTCCTCATCCTGACGGGGACCAGTTTGCTGCCGATTGTAGCAGGACCCGGCATTGAGCGTGTGCTTGATGCAAACGTTGACGTTATTCAGTATTTGTTGTATTGGTCACCTTCTTTTCTTCTAGTTCATGGCATGCGCCAATTGCATGTTCTTGGAGCTATTAACCAAAGCGTTAGGCGTCTCTGTGGGGCAAAAATGAGTTTTTGCGAAACTTATGATGTACCGAGTTATTTCGGTTTCCAGTATCCCGGTGTACTTGTACCATTCATTATCCTCATTTTGTTGGCCATGGCTTATGGTCTCATTTTTTACAACATATCGCAATTCACTTTCTTAAAGCCTTGGCTAAGAAAACTGCATAGAAAATGTACTTCAAAGCATCAAGGGAATACGTTTAAGTCATCTGTATTTGATGTAGATATTTCTCTGGAGGGCAAGCGTATTTGCTCTTTGGATGATAAAGAACGTGGCGAACTAGCTTTAACATTTGTCGATGTCGTATattctaaatatttaaaaggCGTATCGTTTGGAATCAAACACCGCGAGGTATTTGGCATAGTGGGTCGATTTGGTTCCGGCAAGAGTAAAATCCTTCAGGTCACCGCCGGAATAGGTGTAATTGAAAAAGGAGACGTTTATGTATACGGCAAAAGTGTACGTTATAATCCGAAAGAGGCTTTTAAGTACCTCGGATATTGTCCGAAGCAGAACGACTTGTACGAGTATATGACTGTAAACGAACTGCTTGACTTCTATTGTCGCCTAAGCGGACgaaagaaaaaggaaaggaTCAATTTGGTTGAATGGTTAATGACATCTCTTGATCTTATGGATAAACTTAAAGTCCTCGTTGGTAATCTGGTTTTCGCCGACTGCCGAAAACTCAGCCTTGCTGTTGCCGTGATCTCTAGTAACCAGGTCATAATGATGGATGAACCAACTCGAGGAGTGGATCCAAGGGGATGTCAACTGATTTGGCAGATGATAGGCGTACTTCATAAAATGGGACGTACTGTCGTACTGGCAATGGAATCACTCGAAGAGTGCCTGCCACTATGCGACCGCATTTGTATTTTGGTTAACGGTAGACTACAATGCATTGGCTCCGTCGATTATCTTATTCAGAAGTTCTCACGCGGATcgattttacaaatttatacgCGGAAGGCATATGAATCTCAAGTGGAACTAGAAAACTCGCGTTTGCTGGTCGAAATGGACTCGAATGCGCGCATGGGTGATAGCCGTAATAGCCAAAGAAGTAGAACTTTAAGCGTTCAACTTACGTCTGAATCATCTGAAGACTACGAGGACTTTTCTAGCGCTCGCATACATAAATATCAAACCCCATCATTCCATATTGGAGAATCACGACCTTCAAATGAGGAGGacgtattttgtttttggaacaGCCAGTTGCAGCATTATCGTGACATTAGTGAATTTATTGAAGTGGAATTGCCCTATGCACGACTCGAAGAGCAGTATTCCAATATGCTTGTCTACTATATACCCTTTAGCATGTTTCCATTGTCTCAGGTCTTTTCCATGATGGAGGCATGTACAATTTTATTGAATGTCTCCCACTATATGGTTTGGCGCCCTTCAATTATTGATATGTATGAGCATTTTACAAAGCAACACTGTCGCTTTTGGGGTAATTCTGCTTCATTGACTAAGCAGTCGTCGAGAATG TCTTTGTCCTGGCTAGTATCGATAAAGAGAAGTTCAAAATGGGATCGTATCAAACGAATTTTCAGAAGAGAAATGTACTGA
- the LOC124459986 gene encoding phospholipid-transporting ATPase ABCA3-like translates to MLFQEWDAEKELQRSNRAKNKTRNFAQILQKKLRIQMDNKCRILRIILVSIFFLPILTLIRNLGQSRVVPKQVFDVFPIDNLDRMRLDLERIRNTTGLNFVERIAFTPNAKPLHDVIDFATDLLKMDPCLGVESVQELEKMVREKHFMAGVHFIVGNPNLTTLPLNLEYELRFPPTLRSVHPKDEKFWPTDELYPDLIELVTGKPDNRTTKDSNYGNVPPGYIQEGFIALQHAISMSYINLFSGVDAHSLINMSQFPRHRYIYDRLFVVIKLLLPVGV, encoded by the coding sequence ATGCTGTTCCAAGAATGGGATGCGGAAAAAGAATTGCAAAGATCCAATCGGGCTAAGAATAAGACGCGAAATTTTGCTCAAATCCTGCAGAAGAAGCTGCGCATACAAATGGACAACAAATGTCGCATATTGCGTATCATTCTGGTGTCCATTTTCTTTCTACCCATTTTAACATTGATTCGCAATCTGGGTCAATCAAGGGTAGTGCCAAAGCAAGTATTTGATGTATTTCCCATTGATAATCTGGATAGGATGCGCTTAGACCTCGAACGCATACGAAACACGACCGGGCTTAATTTTGTTGAACGAATAGCTTTTACACCAAATGCCAAGCCTTTGCATGATGTCATTGATTTTGCGACTGATCTTTTAAAAATGGATCCATGCTTAGGAGTCGAAAGTGTTCAAGAACTTGAAAAAATGGTACGAGAGAAACATTTTATGGCAGGGGTTCATTTTATTGTAGGCAATCCTAATTTAACAACACTTCCACTAAATCTTGAATATGAATTGCGTTTCCCCCCAACTTTACGAAGCGTGCACCCAAAAGATGAAAAATTCTGGCCCACTGATGAACTTTATCCGGATCTTATTGAATTGGTGACAGGCAAACCTGACAATAGAACAACTAAAGATTCAAACTACGGCAACGTTCCGCCGGGATATATACAGGAGGGTTTTATTGCTCTGCAACATGCCATTTCTATGTCctacataaatttgtttaGCGGAGTAGATGCACATTCCCTAATTAATATGTCGCAATTTCCAAGGCATCGTTACATTTACGATCGTCTATTTGTGGTTATTAAATTGTTACTCCCAGTCGGAGTA
- the LOC6639888 gene encoding LOW QUALITY PROTEIN: 4-coumarate--CoA ligase 1 (The sequence of the model RefSeq protein was modified relative to this genomic sequence to represent the inferred CDS: substituted 1 base at 1 genomic stop codon): MAAKVLFPTFYNEETKIWTGEERVKLYNDNCSVGQIIFNNLKNWPDNVIQITHMDGTVATNADFLTWATRIALFLKSEGLTHEDVVGIIANTSTYLVPLAAACFFNTTPFHAVNYTRDPKVIHGLYKTTTPKIMFCDGNDYERIKEITKEWSPKIVTLTGHVDGVLGIDDLLKANPAERIYQPRKLAVGPDQTAAILCSSGTSGLPKAVTLSNSHVAGTACLSISTDVLYTSATLDWMTGFGTVIMSLFNGMTRIVSDETFNAAHSIELIKKYKITTIVMAPWQAYELFTSPQATTENVQTLRIVFIIGGWISLALLQKAQKILPSCAIMFSYGTTETGVVTVNIDHKLENSVGKLAPGIKVKILDDQGQHLPHNEVGEILIDIGVKWEGYVDNPKDTASTLQNGWINLGDLGYFDDANNLYLVDRKKDLLKYKSKHYWPNELEQIIAELPEVQQVCVVGVRDERGDAAGALVITKEGITISEQKIIDHVAQRVVVDYKHLNAGVQFFTEFPMNTNGKVIRNQAREAFEARLKXISS; encoded by the exons atggcagctaagGTTCTATTTCCCACATTCTATAACGAGGAGACTAAAATTTGGACTGGTGAAGAACGAGTTAAACTTTACAATGACAATTGTTCAGTGGgacaaataatatttaataacttAAAAAATTGGCCGGACAATGTAATTCAG ATTACTCATATGGATGGAACGGTGGCAACCAATGCCGATTTTCTTACTTGGGCCACCCGAATTGCACTCTTTCTGAAGAGCGAAGGATTAACCCACGAGGATGTTGTAGGCATTATTGCCAATACAAGCACATATTTGGTTCCTTTGGCTGCTGCTTGCTTCTTCAATACAACGCCATTCCATGCTGTCAACTATACAAGAGATCCGAAAGTCATTCACGGACTCTATAAAACGACCACACCAAAGATTATGTTTTGCGATGGCAATGACTACGAGCGCATTAAAGAGATAACCAAAGAGTGGTCCCCAAAAATTGTGACTCTTACGGGACATGTGGATGGTGTGCTTGGTATTGATGATCTGCTAAAGGCAAATCCTGCCGAAAGAATTTATCA ACCACGAAAACTGGCTGTGGGTCCTGATCAGACAGCGGCTATACTTTGTTCTTCCGGGACTTCTGGTTTACCTAAAGCCGTGACGTTATCCAATAGTCATGTTGCCGGCACTGCATG TCTAAGCATTAGCACCGATGTATTGTATACCAGCGCTACCCTGGATTGGATGACGGGATTTGGCACTGTCATAATGAGCCTTTTTAATGGAATGACACGCATTGTTTCCGATGAAACCTTCAATGCTGCCCATTCGAttgaattaataaaaaaatacaagatAACCACCATTGTGATGGCTCCTTGGCAAGCCTATGAACTATTTACCAGTCCCCAGGCCACTACGGAAAACGTGCAAACATTGagaattgtttttataattgGCGGTTGGATATCTTTGGCATTGCTGCAGAAGGCCCAAAAAATTCTACCCAGCTGCGCAATAATGTTCTCCTATGGCACAACAGAGACGGGTGTAGTCACCGTTAATATTGATCACAAGTTGGAGAATTCGGTTGGTAAGCTTGCACCCGGAATTAAAGTAAAAATCCTAGATGATCAGGGCCAGCATTTGCCACACAATGAGGTCGGTGAAATTCTCATTGATATTGGTGTAAAATGGGAAGGCTATGTGGATAATCCAAAGGATACAGCTTCAACCTTACAAAATGGTTGGATTAATTTAGGTGATTTAGGCTATTTCGATGATGCCAATAATTTGTATCTTGTTGATCGTAAGAAGGATCTACTAAAATACAAATCCAAGCATTATTGGCCCAATGAGCTGGAGCAAATCATTGCCGAATTGCCTGAAGTGCAGCAGGTTTGTGTCGTGGGAGTACGTGATGAGAGAGGTGATGCTGCTGGCGCTTTAGTGATCACTAAAGAAGGCATCACAATTAGCGAGCAAAAGATTATCGATCATGTGGCCCAACGTGTTGTGGTCGATTATAAGCATCTAAATGCTGGAGTACAATTTTTCACCGAATTCCCCATGAATACCAATGGTAAAGTAATAAGAAATCAGGCCAGAGAAGCATTCGAAGCGCGTCTGAAATAAATTTCATCATAA